Proteins co-encoded in one Brassica oleracea var. oleracea cultivar TO1000 chromosome C4, BOL, whole genome shotgun sequence genomic window:
- the LOC106342326 gene encoding BEL1-like homeodomain protein 1 isoform X1, protein MIMKHVHPQISINPEISAGSDGSLQTLILMNPTTYVQYTQQDDDSNNNNNNSNNTNNNNSFVFLNSHAPPQNASQQFIGIPLSGHEAASITSADSISVLQGYPPRVKYSHYSSHQVDSSHQQAACETPRAHQGLFLTLSSQQQQQQHQNQHQTFHHVGLGPGPGQNMRVGSGSTGIATLVSSKYLEAAQELLDEVVKADSNDINTRSQLFSSKKGTNETDNKAVGESSGGGEASEKNKVELGTVERQEIQMKKAKLSSMLHEVEQRYRQYHQQMQMVISSFEQAAGIGSAKSYTSLALKTISRQFRSLKEAIAGQIKAANNSLGEEDSVSGVGRLKFVDHQLRQQRALQQLGMIQHHPSNNAWRPQRGLPERAVSVLRAWLFEHFLHPYPKDSDKHMLAKQTGLTRSQVSNWFINARVRLWKPMVEEMYVEEMKEQGKNMGSMEKTPNLDQNNEDSASKSASNQEKSPMGGRGVDNYHLNPNQNGELEGVTGMQGSPKRLRTNEETMMQPNVDFTSNEKLTMKILEERQEIRSDGGYPFMGNFGQYQMDEMSRFDVAVSDQELLAQRYSGNNNGVSLTLGLPHCDSLSSTRHQGFMQTHHGIPIGRRVKIGETEEYGAANISAATVHSSAAAYSAMNIQNQKRYVAQLLPDFVA, encoded by the exons ATGATTATGAAACACGTGCATCCTCAGATCTCTATCAATCCAG AGATCTCGGCTGGATCCGACGGTAGTTTACAGACGTTGATCCTCATGAATCCAACGACCTACGTTCAATACACTCAACAAGACGACGACTCAAACAACAACAACAACAATAGCAACAACACAAACAACAACAACAGCTTTGTTTTCCTCAACTCCCACGCGCCGCCGCAAAACGCTAGCCAGCAGTTTATCGGAATTCCACTCTCCGGGCATGAAGCTGCTTCCATTACATCCGCCGACAGCATTTCTGTACTTCAAGGATACCCTCCGCGCGTAAAGTACAGTCACTACAGCAGCCACCAAGTGGATTCCTCTCACCAACAAGCCGCGTGTGAGACTCCACGCGCGCACCAAGGACTCTTCTTGACTCTCTCGTCTCAACAGCAGCAGCAACAACATCAAAACCAACACCAGACTTTCCATCACGTAGGGCTTGGGCCAGGACCCGGACAGAATATGCGGGTCGGTTCGGGCTCTACCGGAATAGCCACTCTCGTGAGCTCCAAGTACTTGGAGGCAGCGCAAGAGCTTCTGGACGAAGTAGTCAAAGCTGATTCTAATGACATCAACACTAGATCTCAACTATTCTCATCGAAGAAAGGGACTAATGAAACTGATAATAAAGCTGTCGGAGAATCTTCCGGTGGTGGAGAAGCTTCCGAGAAAAACAAGGTGGAGCTAGGAACGGTGGAAAGGCAGGAAATACAGATGAAGAAAGCAAAGCTGAGTAGTATGCTTCACGAG GTGGAGCAGAGATACAGACAGTATCACCAACAGATGCAGATGGTGATCTCGTCGTTCGAGCAAGCGGCAGGAATAGGTTCTGCAAAGTCATACACGTCGCTCGCATTGAAGACCATATCAAGACAGTTCCGGTCCTTGAAAGAAGCGATCGCTGGTCAGATAAAAGCGGCCAACAACAGCCTTGGGGAGGAAGATTCTGTCTCTGGTGTTGGGAGGCTCAAGTTCGTAGACCATCAATTGAGACAACAAAGAGCTCTTCAGCAACTTGGAATGATTCAACATCATCCTTCCAATAATGCTTGGAGACCACAACGTGGTCTCCCCGAACGAGCCGTCTCAGTTCTCCGTGCTTGGCTCTTCGAACACTTTCTTCACCC ATACCCTAAGGATTCGGACAAGCACATGCTAGCCAAGCAAACCGGACTCACTCGGAGCCAG GTGTCAAACTGGTTTATAAACGCGAGAGTTCGGCTATGGAAACCGATGGTGGAAGAGATGTACGTAGAGGAGATGAAGGAGCAGGGAAAGAACATGGGATCCATGGAGAAGACACCTAATTTGGATCAAAACAACGAAGATTCTGCTTCTAAATCAGCGAGTAACCAAGAGAAGAGCCCCATGGGAGGACGAGGCGTCGATAATTACCATCTGAATCCCAATCAAAACGGTGAATTAGAAGGCGTCACCGGAATGCAAGGAAGCCCCAAAAGGCTAAGAACAAACGAAGAGACAATGATGCAGCCTAATGTAGATTTCACCTCGAACGAGAAGCTCACAATGAAAATTCTAGAAGAACGGCAAGAGATAAGATCAGACGGTGGATACCCTTTCATGGGGAATTTCGGACAATACCAAATGGATGAGATGTCAAGATTCGATGTAGCTGTCTCGGACCAGGAGCTCTTAGCGCAAAGGTACTCAGGAAACAACAATGGCGTGTCACTCACGTTAGGTTTACCTCACTGTGATAGCTTGTCGTCCACGCGTCATCAGGGTTTCATGCAGACCCATCATGGGATCCCGATAGGGCGAAGAGTGAAAATAGGAGAGACAGAGGAGTATGGAGCCGCCAACATCTCGGCTGCAACAGTGCATTCATCAGCCGCTGCTTACAGTGCGATGAACATTCAGAACCAGAAGCGATATGTGGCTCAGTTATTGCCTGACTTCGTTGCTTAA
- the LOC106342326 gene encoding BEL1-like homeodomain protein 1 isoform X2 encodes MAAYFHGNPPEISAGSDGSLQTLILMNPTTYVQYTQQDDDSNNNNNNSNNTNNNNSFVFLNSHAPPQNASQQFIGIPLSGHEAASITSADSISVLQGYPPRVKYSHYSSHQVDSSHQQAACETPRAHQGLFLTLSSQQQQQQHQNQHQTFHHVGLGPGPGQNMRVGSGSTGIATLVSSKYLEAAQELLDEVVKADSNDINTRSQLFSSKKGTNETDNKAVGESSGGGEASEKNKVELGTVERQEIQMKKAKLSSMLHEVEQRYRQYHQQMQMVISSFEQAAGIGSAKSYTSLALKTISRQFRSLKEAIAGQIKAANNSLGEEDSVSGVGRLKFVDHQLRQQRALQQLGMIQHHPSNNAWRPQRGLPERAVSVLRAWLFEHFLHPYPKDSDKHMLAKQTGLTRSQVSNWFINARVRLWKPMVEEMYVEEMKEQGKNMGSMEKTPNLDQNNEDSASKSASNQEKSPMGGRGVDNYHLNPNQNGELEGVTGMQGSPKRLRTNEETMMQPNVDFTSNEKLTMKILEERQEIRSDGGYPFMGNFGQYQMDEMSRFDVAVSDQELLAQRYSGNNNGVSLTLGLPHCDSLSSTRHQGFMQTHHGIPIGRRVKIGETEEYGAANISAATVHSSAAAYSAMNIQNQKRYVAQLLPDFVA; translated from the exons ATGGCTGCTTACTTCCACGGGAACCCACCAGAGATCTCGGCTGGATCCGACGGTAGTTTACAGACGTTGATCCTCATGAATCCAACGACCTACGTTCAATACACTCAACAAGACGACGACTCAAACAACAACAACAACAATAGCAACAACACAAACAACAACAACAGCTTTGTTTTCCTCAACTCCCACGCGCCGCCGCAAAACGCTAGCCAGCAGTTTATCGGAATTCCACTCTCCGGGCATGAAGCTGCTTCCATTACATCCGCCGACAGCATTTCTGTACTTCAAGGATACCCTCCGCGCGTAAAGTACAGTCACTACAGCAGCCACCAAGTGGATTCCTCTCACCAACAAGCCGCGTGTGAGACTCCACGCGCGCACCAAGGACTCTTCTTGACTCTCTCGTCTCAACAGCAGCAGCAACAACATCAAAACCAACACCAGACTTTCCATCACGTAGGGCTTGGGCCAGGACCCGGACAGAATATGCGGGTCGGTTCGGGCTCTACCGGAATAGCCACTCTCGTGAGCTCCAAGTACTTGGAGGCAGCGCAAGAGCTTCTGGACGAAGTAGTCAAAGCTGATTCTAATGACATCAACACTAGATCTCAACTATTCTCATCGAAGAAAGGGACTAATGAAACTGATAATAAAGCTGTCGGAGAATCTTCCGGTGGTGGAGAAGCTTCCGAGAAAAACAAGGTGGAGCTAGGAACGGTGGAAAGGCAGGAAATACAGATGAAGAAAGCAAAGCTGAGTAGTATGCTTCACGAG GTGGAGCAGAGATACAGACAGTATCACCAACAGATGCAGATGGTGATCTCGTCGTTCGAGCAAGCGGCAGGAATAGGTTCTGCAAAGTCATACACGTCGCTCGCATTGAAGACCATATCAAGACAGTTCCGGTCCTTGAAAGAAGCGATCGCTGGTCAGATAAAAGCGGCCAACAACAGCCTTGGGGAGGAAGATTCTGTCTCTGGTGTTGGGAGGCTCAAGTTCGTAGACCATCAATTGAGACAACAAAGAGCTCTTCAGCAACTTGGAATGATTCAACATCATCCTTCCAATAATGCTTGGAGACCACAACGTGGTCTCCCCGAACGAGCCGTCTCAGTTCTCCGTGCTTGGCTCTTCGAACACTTTCTTCACCC ATACCCTAAGGATTCGGACAAGCACATGCTAGCCAAGCAAACCGGACTCACTCGGAGCCAG GTGTCAAACTGGTTTATAAACGCGAGAGTTCGGCTATGGAAACCGATGGTGGAAGAGATGTACGTAGAGGAGATGAAGGAGCAGGGAAAGAACATGGGATCCATGGAGAAGACACCTAATTTGGATCAAAACAACGAAGATTCTGCTTCTAAATCAGCGAGTAACCAAGAGAAGAGCCCCATGGGAGGACGAGGCGTCGATAATTACCATCTGAATCCCAATCAAAACGGTGAATTAGAAGGCGTCACCGGAATGCAAGGAAGCCCCAAAAGGCTAAGAACAAACGAAGAGACAATGATGCAGCCTAATGTAGATTTCACCTCGAACGAGAAGCTCACAATGAAAATTCTAGAAGAACGGCAAGAGATAAGATCAGACGGTGGATACCCTTTCATGGGGAATTTCGGACAATACCAAATGGATGAGATGTCAAGATTCGATGTAGCTGTCTCGGACCAGGAGCTCTTAGCGCAAAGGTACTCAGGAAACAACAATGGCGTGTCACTCACGTTAGGTTTACCTCACTGTGATAGCTTGTCGTCCACGCGTCATCAGGGTTTCATGCAGACCCATCATGGGATCCCGATAGGGCGAAGAGTGAAAATAGGAGAGACAGAGGAGTATGGAGCCGCCAACATCTCGGCTGCAACAGTGCATTCATCAGCCGCTGCTTACAGTGCGATGAACATTCAGAACCAGAAGCGATATGTGGCTCAGTTATTGCCTGACTTCGTTGCTTAA